In uncultured Desulfovibrio sp., one DNA window encodes the following:
- the sctT gene encoding type III secretion system export apparatus subunit SctT, whose amino-acid sequence MDFSGLLQELGVYAHMTALLLGMPRLFALVMVAPFFGASVVTGQIRLLLVLALYMPLHPVIVNSLTDDITLSAALSLATGGRLALLLLKETLLGLMIGFLAGMVFWAVQSAGFFMDNQRGATMAEGADILSGDQSSPLGQLLFQSLVYLFYTSGAFLAFVGLIYASYDIWPVTRGFPGDFSPDAPLYFARQVGWLMGHMLLLAGPIAVACLLTDISLGLVNRFASQLNVYVLAMPIKCGIAAFLLCFYFGLLLSHAPDLFQHTRESILKLSNLLP is encoded by the coding sequence ATGGATTTTTCGGGACTTCTCCAGGAACTGGGTGTCTATGCCCACATGACAGCCCTGCTGCTGGGCATGCCCAGGCTCTTTGCGCTGGTGATGGTGGCGCCCTTTTTCGGGGCATCGGTGGTGACAGGGCAGATACGGCTGCTGCTGGTCCTGGCCCTGTACATGCCCCTGCATCCGGTCATCGTAAACAGCCTCACCGACGACATCACCCTGTCTGCCGCCCTGAGTCTGGCCACGGGCGGACGCCTGGCCCTGCTGCTGCTCAAGGAGACCCTGCTGGGTCTCATGATCGGCTTTCTGGCGGGCATGGTCTTCTGGGCCGTGCAGAGCGCCGGTTTTTTCATGGACAATCAGCGCGGCGCCACCATGGCCGAAGGGGCCGACATCCTGTCCGGCGATCAGAGCAGCCCCCTGGGGCAGCTGCTGTTCCAGAGCCTGGTCTATCTTTTCTATACATCCGGGGCCTTTCTTGCCTTTGTGGGCCTGATCTATGCCAGCTATGACATCTGGCCGGTTACCCGGGGATTTCCGGGGGACTTCAGCCCGGACGCGCCCCTGTACTTTGCCAGACAGGTGGGCTGGCTCATGGGGCATATGCTGCTGCTGGCCGGTCCCATTGCCGTGGCCTGCCTGCTGACGGATATTTCCCTTGGTCTGGTCAACCGCTTTGCCTCGCAGCTCAACGTCTACGTGCTGGCCATGCCCATCAAGTGCGGCATCGCGGCCTTTCTGCTCTGTTTCTACTTTGGTCTGCTGCTGTCGCACGCGCCGGACCTGTTCCAGCACACGCGCGAATCCATCCTCAAACTTTCCAACCTCCTGCCCTGA
- the sctW gene encoding type III secretion system gatekeeper subunit SctW translates to MSIDFSIQQQAVHSPASGAGAAAAPLTGSLLGRTATVVESPLSLLADAAEELTFAADTTDDFELEERKERDEISEAMEERVKKYQELMREAGETARMDRLKSFLQARADKEQVLRQARQLFPDPSDAWAALCEARDQLGSDSDTPPETLKALNEALSELEQQEGPAIRAGINGALNARGFPDLGDAASLRSLYREAVCQFTDVNTLYAHIQKNYGKDFDAALDFLYKALASDLAADVPSMETRHLEYINTGLGELRQLQSARSLCARMLERWDRVHGMHQCPLDDMALLGRILDLRKERFVSGRHIERLADEAGATGVEHKVLFLQELLNTARAFSPTLFDGNEGRAKVLDAVQDAVDAAIAAEDAWLASQA, encoded by the coding sequence ATGAGCATCGATTTTTCCATCCAGCAGCAGGCCGTGCACAGTCCTGCTTCTGGAGCAGGCGCAGCTGCTGCTCCGCTCACGGGGTCTCTGCTCGGCCGTACGGCCACGGTGGTGGAGTCTCCGCTGTCGCTGCTGGCCGACGCGGCCGAGGAACTGACCTTTGCCGCCGATACCACCGACGATTTCGAGCTTGAGGAACGCAAGGAACGCGACGAAATCAGCGAGGCCATGGAAGAGCGCGTCAAGAAGTACCAGGAGCTGATGCGCGAAGCGGGCGAAACCGCCCGGATGGACCGTCTGAAAAGCTTTCTTCAGGCCAGGGCAGACAAGGAACAGGTGCTGCGCCAGGCGCGCCAGCTCTTTCCCGATCCTTCCGATGCCTGGGCAGCGCTGTGCGAGGCCCGCGATCAGCTGGGCAGCGACAGCGATACGCCGCCGGAAACCCTGAAGGCCCTGAACGAAGCCCTGAGCGAACTGGAGCAGCAGGAAGGCCCCGCCATACGGGCCGGCATCAACGGCGCCCTCAATGCCCGCGGCTTCCCGGACCTGGGCGATGCGGCCTCCCTGCGTTCGCTGTACCGGGAGGCCGTCTGTCAGTTTACCGATGTCAACACCCTCTATGCCCATATCCAGAAAAATTACGGCAAGGATTTTGACGCGGCCCTGGACTTTCTCTACAAGGCGCTGGCCAGCGATCTGGCCGCCGATGTGCCCAGCATGGAAACGCGGCACCTGGAATACATCAATACCGGCCTGGGGGAACTGCGGCAGCTCCAGAGCGCCCGCAGCCTCTGCGCCCGCATGCTGGAGCGCTGGGACAGGGTGCACGGCATGCACCAGTGCCCGCTGGATGACATGGCCCTGCTGGGCAGGATTCTTGACCTGCGCAAGGAACGCTTTGTCAGCGGACGCCACATCGAACGCCTGGCCGACGAGGCCGGCGCCACGGGCGTGGAGCACAAGGTGCTTTTTCTGCAAGAACTGCTGAATACCGCACGCGCGTTTTCGCCCACGCTCTTTGACGGCAACGAAGGGCGAGCCAAGGTGCTGGATGCCGTGCAGGATGCCGTGGATGCCGCCATTGCGGCCGAAGACGCCTGGCTGGCCTCGCAGGCATAG
- a CDS encoding tetratricopeptide repeat protein, with protein sequence MADTPSVLTDEQQNALHVLGYLYVRMGQYRRVKKLAQALLALDAGDTWARRYLAVACLESGEAERALEELDRILAGGNLPSRHAVLHLLRARALWQMGRSGEARNALNAYLASGGGQP encoded by the coding sequence ATGGCGGACACCCCGTCTGTGCTCACGGACGAACAGCAGAACGCCCTGCACGTGCTGGGCTATCTGTATGTGCGCATGGGCCAGTACCGGCGCGTCAAAAAGCTGGCGCAGGCCCTGCTGGCCCTGGATGCCGGCGATACCTGGGCACGGCGCTATCTTGCCGTGGCCTGTCTGGAATCCGGCGAGGCTGAGCGCGCCCTTGAGGAACTGGACCGCATCCTGGCCGGCGGCAACCTGCCCTCCCGGCATGCCGTCCTGCATCTGCTGCGGGCACGCGCCCTGTGGCAGATGGGGCGCAGCGGCGAGGCCCGCAATGCCCTCAACGCCTATCTGGCCTCCGGGGGTGGGCAGCCGTGA
- the sycN gene encoding type III secretion chaperone SycN translates to MLDHELNELGKRMGLPGLSFSAQGMVALDVSGMGRLCLEKRQRRQTGELLVYLVRPCPPHDSGLPERALAFCHYHHGHAFPLMAGMQGDNLLLLVRLEERQVTAATLEAVIQTLDTAMNTLQGA, encoded by the coding sequence ATGCTGGATCATGAACTGAACGAACTGGGAAAGCGCATGGGCCTGCCGGGCCTGTCCTTTTCGGCACAGGGAATGGTGGCGCTGGATGTGAGCGGCATGGGCCGCCTGTGCCTTGAAAAGCGGCAGCGCCGCCAGACCGGCGAGCTGCTGGTCTATCTGGTCCGGCCCTGTCCGCCGCACGACAGCGGCCTGCCAGAACGCGCCCTGGCCTTCTGCCACTACCATCACGGCCACGCCTTTCCCCTCATGGCAGGCATGCAGGGCGACAACCTGCTCTTGCTGGTCCGTCTGGAAGAGCGGCAGGTCACTGCCGCCACCCTGGAAGCGGTCATCCAGACACTGGATACGGCCATGAATACTCTGCAGGGAGCCTGA
- a CDS encoding type III secretion protein, whose translation MPSSPVNLLDPNLGIQRILDPGSQASHLPQARPLASSATREAGLDELYNNRRAERQLEAVLCPVTGDGSLLQPETFQAELRGSLEALRGSDKAAVRAFVRDELAPLLDNTELLKAYMGLMVGG comes from the coding sequence ATGCCATCCTCTCCCGTCAATCTGCTTGATCCCAACCTGGGCATCCAGCGCATTCTGGACCCCGGCAGCCAGGCCAGCCATCTGCCCCAGGCCCGCCCGCTGGCATCCAGCGCCACGCGGGAAGCCGGCCTGGACGAACTTTACAACAACCGGCGGGCAGAACGTCAGCTGGAAGCGGTGCTCTGCCCCGTTACCGGTGACGGTTCCCTCTTGCAGCCGGAAACCTTTCAGGCCGAGCTGCGCGGCAGCCTCGAGGCCCTTCGCGGCAGTGACAAGGCCGCTGTGCGCGCCTTTGTGCGGGACGAGCTGGCGCCCCTGCTGGACAATACGGAACTGCTCAAGGCCTACATGGGCCTGATGGTGGGAGGCTAG
- the sctV gene encoding type III secretion system export apparatus subunit SctV, giving the protein MSLLSDARNIVSLTTRHSDLALVGLLVAVIALMIMPMPTALVDTLIGANMALSFAIMMMTMYVRTPLEFSSFPTMLLFTTLFRVGLNITTTRLILLNADAGEIIQTFGEFALGGNFVVGAVVFLILTIVQFLVIAKGAERVAEVGARFTLDAMPGKQMSIDADMRAGVIDMEEAQRRREVISQESKMFGAMDGAMKFVKGDSIAGMVVAVVNIVGGTIIGITQHGISAGEALEIYGILTIGDGLVSQIPSLIIAISAGILITRSGDSQEDVGAQIGGQFFAQPKALLMAGGLIFLFALIPGFPKPQLFALALAIGGLGYLLDRLRSAPAPRDARSELNQSLQSATRQEKKRRPTGPQDDFAPTVPIILDISQGLAASLDYDSLNDELSALRRALYFDLGVPFPGINLRISPLLPDLSYELQVNEIPMSRGTLEAGMVLARESEDTLRMLGVEVRRGENFLPDVESLWVPADRQALLEQAGLSCMSHSRILAYHLSLILARHASSFIGMQETKYLLDRMEERAPDLVREATRLLPVQRIAEIFQRLAQEQVSIRDLRNILEAIIEWSPKEKDTVMLTEYVRSALKRQISYMYSRGQNMLPAILMDPSVEETIRKAIRQTSAGAFLALDPDTSRRFIAAVGAAAGDYRKHPQMPVLLASMDIRRYVRRLIEGEHYRLPVVSYQEITPEISVQPINRIRL; this is encoded by the coding sequence GTGAGTCTTCTTTCCGATGCGCGGAACATTGTTTCCCTGACCACACGGCACAGCGACCTGGCCCTGGTGGGCCTGCTGGTGGCGGTCATCGCCCTGATGATCATGCCCATGCCCACCGCCCTGGTGGATACGCTCATCGGCGCCAACATGGCCCTGTCCTTCGCCATCATGATGATGACCATGTATGTGCGGACGCCGCTGGAATTTTCCTCCTTTCCCACCATGCTGCTGTTCACCACCCTTTTTCGCGTGGGCCTGAACATCACCACCACCCGCCTCATCCTGCTCAATGCCGATGCCGGCGAAATCATCCAGACCTTTGGCGAATTTGCCCTTGGCGGCAATTTTGTGGTGGGCGCCGTGGTCTTTCTTATCCTGACCATCGTGCAGTTTCTGGTCATTGCCAAAGGGGCCGAGCGCGTGGCGGAAGTGGGCGCCCGCTTTACCCTTGATGCCATGCCCGGCAAGCAGATGTCCATTGATGCCGACATGCGCGCCGGCGTCATTGACATGGAGGAGGCCCAGCGCCGCCGCGAAGTCATCAGCCAGGAAAGCAAGATGTTCGGCGCCATGGACGGCGCCATGAAGTTCGTCAAGGGCGACAGCATTGCCGGCATGGTGGTGGCCGTGGTCAACATTGTGGGCGGTACCATCATCGGCATTACCCAGCATGGCATCTCGGCAGGGGAGGCCCTGGAAATCTACGGCATCCTCACCATCGGCGACGGCCTTGTCTCCCAGATTCCCTCGCTCATCATTGCCATTTCCGCAGGCATTCTCATCACCCGTTCCGGCGACAGCCAGGAAGATGTGGGGGCGCAGATAGGTGGCCAGTTCTTTGCCCAGCCCAAGGCCCTGCTCATGGCCGGCGGCCTCATCTTTCTGTTTGCGCTCATTCCCGGCTTCCCCAAGCCGCAGCTCTTTGCTCTGGCCCTTGCCATCGGCGGTCTGGGCTATCTGCTCGATAGGCTCCGCAGCGCGCCTGCCCCGCGGGATGCCCGCTCGGAGCTGAACCAGTCCCTCCAGTCCGCCACCCGCCAGGAAAAGAAGCGCCGCCCCACAGGTCCCCAGGACGACTTTGCCCCCACGGTGCCCATCATTCTGGACATTTCCCAGGGCCTGGCCGCCTCGCTGGACTACGATTCGCTCAACGACGAACTCTCCGCCCTGCGCCGCGCCCTGTATTTTGACCTGGGTGTGCCCTTCCCGGGCATCAATCTGCGTATTTCTCCCCTGCTGCCCGACCTGTCCTACGAATTGCAGGTCAACGAAATTCCCATGTCCCGCGGTACGCTGGAAGCGGGCATGGTGCTGGCCCGCGAAAGCGAGGATACCCTGCGCATGCTGGGGGTGGAGGTCCGGCGCGGGGAAAACTTCCTGCCGGATGTGGAAAGCCTGTGGGTTCCGGCCGATCGCCAGGCCCTGCTGGAACAGGCCGGCCTTTCCTGCATGAGTCATTCCCGCATTCTGGCCTATCATCTCTCGCTCATTCTGGCGCGCCATGCCTCCAGCTTCATCGGCATGCAGGAAACCAAGTATCTGCTGGACCGCATGGAGGAACGCGCGCCGGACCTGGTGCGCGAGGCCACCCGCCTGCTGCCGGTGCAGCGCATTGCGGAAATATTCCAGCGGCTGGCCCAGGAGCAGGTCTCCATCCGCGACCTGCGCAACATTCTGGAAGCCATCATCGAATGGAGTCCCAAGGAAAAGGATACCGTCATGCTGACGGAGTATGTGCGCAGCGCCCTCAAGCGCCAGATAAGCTATATGTACTCGCGCGGGCAGAACATGCTGCCGGCCATTCTCATGGATCCTTCGGTAGAAGAAACCATCCGCAAGGCCATCCGCCAGACCTCTGCCGGCGCCTTTCTGGCCCTGGACCCGGACACGTCGCGCCGCTTCATCGCGGCAGTGGGCGCCGCTGCGGGAGACTACCGCAAGCATCCCCAGATGCCCGTGCTGCTGGCCAGCATGGACATACGGCGCTATGTGCGCCGCCTCATCGAGGGCGAACACTACCGTCTGCCCGTGGTTTCCTATCAGGAAATCACCCCGGAAATCAGCGTACAGCCCATCAACAGGATTCGCCTGTAG
- a CDS encoding USH1C-binding protein 1 translates to MSQVNFSSTSSVSLGELGPTTSLQLMFAQLQLELAETAKTQAMDKMEAISEAQEEQKFVSQLLNEARQSKADANSGISAGTQSETYSNGTTEKNTKNCTLMSKEMVDYMDAHGLAYDKTGNDYNHSSDEWDVAITALEGRLEELGTNTQQEMVYIQDYMGQYNSYLQGANTQISNANQTLTSLARGQ, encoded by the coding sequence ATGAGTCAGGTCAATTTTTCCTCCACCTCCTCGGTTTCCCTGGGAGAGCTTGGTCCCACCACGAGCCTGCAGCTCATGTTTGCCCAGTTGCAGCTGGAACTGGCGGAAACCGCCAAGACCCAGGCCATGGACAAGATGGAGGCCATCTCCGAGGCCCAGGAGGAGCAGAAGTTCGTTTCTCAGCTGCTCAACGAGGCCCGGCAGTCCAAGGCTGACGCCAATTCGGGCATTTCCGCCGGCACGCAGAGCGAGACCTATTCCAACGGAACAACGGAAAAAAATACCAAGAACTGCACCCTGATGTCCAAGGAAATGGTGGACTATATGGATGCCCACGGTCTGGCCTACGACAAGACCGGCAATGACTACAACCATAGTTCGGATGAATGGGACGTGGCCATTACAGCCCTTGAGGGGCGCCTGGAAGAACTGGGCACCAATACCCAGCAGGAGATGGTCTATATTCAGGACTACATGGGCCAGTACAACTCCTACTTGCAGGGCGCCAATACCCAGATATCCAATGCCAACCAGACCCTTACCAGTCTGGCTCGCGGACAGTAG
- the sctU gene encoding type III secretion system export apparatus subunit SctU — protein MSSEKTEQPTPKRLRDIRERGQVAKSQDVPSALTVMAVAVYLLAMSGEMLKGILSMGEVPMLLMNRPFDEALELAVTSTIVSSLRVAGPLIGMVLGVALCANLMQVGVLFSVQAALPKMENLNMSKWFKQVFSLKNLVEFLKNILKVTVLGLSVYLIFKSYLPRLFRIPQGNIGDMWLLLGAAGWDLVFTAAGIFCVIAAADWFFQRWQFNKQNMMSKEEVKREYKESEGDPLIKGKRRQLHQEMIAQNQIANVRKAKVLVTNPTHFAVALDYEKERTPLPVILAKGQGVLAQRMIEVAREEGIPVMRNVPLARSLYEQGTENAYIPKDLIGPVAEVLRWVQSLR, from the coding sequence ATGAGCAGTGAAAAGACAGAACAACCAACGCCAAAACGCCTGCGCGACATTCGTGAGCGCGGCCAGGTGGCCAAGAGTCAGGATGTGCCCTCCGCCCTGACGGTCATGGCTGTGGCGGTCTATCTGCTGGCCATGTCCGGCGAAATGCTCAAGGGCATCCTGAGCATGGGTGAAGTACCCATGCTGCTCATGAACCGCCCCTTTGACGAGGCCCTGGAACTGGCCGTCACCAGCACCATTGTTTCCTCGCTGCGGGTGGCCGGCCCGCTCATCGGCATGGTCCTGGGCGTGGCGCTGTGCGCCAATCTCATGCAGGTTGGGGTGCTCTTTTCCGTGCAGGCCGCGCTGCCCAAGATGGAAAACCTGAACATGAGTAAATGGTTCAAGCAGGTTTTTTCGCTGAAGAACCTTGTGGAATTTCTGAAAAATATCCTCAAGGTCACGGTGCTTGGCCTGAGCGTCTATCTTATTTTCAAGAGTTACCTGCCGCGCCTCTTCCGCATTCCCCAGGGCAACATCGGCGACATGTGGCTTCTGCTGGGGGCGGCAGGCTGGGACCTGGTCTTTACGGCGGCGGGCATTTTCTGCGTCATTGCCGCGGCGGACTGGTTTTTCCAGCGCTGGCAGTTCAACAAGCAGAACATGATGAGCAAGGAAGAAGTCAAGCGGGAATACAAGGAAAGCGAAGGCGACCCGCTGATCAAGGGCAAGCGCCGGCAGCTGCATCAGGAAATGATTGCCCAGAACCAGATTGCCAATGTTCGCAAAGCGAAGGTACTCGTGACCAATCCCACCCATTTTGCCGTGGCCCTGGACTACGAAAAGGAACGAACCCCCCTGCCCGTCATTCTGGCCAAGGGGCAGGGTGTGCTGGCCCAGCGGATGATAGAAGTGGCCCGGGAAGAGGGCATCCCCGTCATGCGCAATGTGCCGCTGGCACGCAGCCTCTACGAGCAGGGAACGG
- the sctS gene encoding type III secretion system export apparatus subunit SctS, which translates to MELAIDYAAKALYLVMILSLPPIVVASAVGIVLSLIQAITQLQEQTLTFGVKLLAVGLTLFLMAGWLGGEILRYSEDIFSRFYLL; encoded by the coding sequence ATGGAACTTGCCATCGACTACGCGGCCAAGGCCCTGTATCTGGTCATGATTCTTTCCCTGCCGCCCATTGTGGTGGCTTCGGCGGTGGGCATCGTGCTCAGCCTCATTCAGGCCATCACGCAGCTGCAGGAACAGACCCTGACCTTCGGCGTCAAGCTGCTGGCCGTCGGTCTGACGCTCTTCCTCATGGCCGGATGGCTCGGCGGAGAAATTCTGCGCTACAGCGAGGATATTTTCAGCCGCTTCTATCTGCTCTGA